Within Elusimicrobiota bacterium, the genomic segment CCCCAATAAATCAGCTTCAGGGTTGGTTGTGGTACAAAAAGTATTGTCCAAAATACCGGGTATTGTATTTGTTGAATTCAAAGATACTGACATTGTACGACATAAACTTGTGAAAGATATTATCCGCGCATTCGCAAAGTATGAAAACGCAGGTAATAGCGATGGAGAGAATGGGTAATCACAGGACAGGATACTGATAAATATGAGATACCGTTTACGTAAATTATCGATTTCATTGTTAACACAACTGCTTGACTGGCTTAAACACCGGGATAGCGGCCTTGCGACATCACGCTGGCGGTTGCTTTTTTGGCAACGGGACCTAAAATTCTCGGCGATATATTTTGCCGGGATAACCGCATTTTTGTTTTTTATTGTCCTTGCACTGGAAACCGTTATTACTGACACTGGAATTGATTATCCTAAAACCCTTGCAATGCTTATATTTACCGCCACATTTTTTGGGTTCATAATCTATTATTTAAAACACGATACACACAGGCTTATACGGGACAACGATGCGTTAATCCTTGCTTGTTTATTAGTAATATTGTCAATGATATTGATTGAAACAGGGCGGTTTCTTAAAATATCGCCGTATCTTGTACCCACAACGACAACCGCAATGCTTATAGCCACACTGATATCTTTCCGGCTGTCAATGTTGAGTACTATGTTATTGTCCACCCTACTTGCGATGGTTAACGGTATGGAATTCAATTACTTCTTGTACAACCTTCTAATAAACATTTTTGGATTGTTAAACGTTATAAAGATCCGGCAACGCACAGATTTCATTCAGACCGGGTTAAAACTTGTCGGATTTAACGCGTTAACTATGGTACTACTTGGCTTGCTAAATGGATGGAAGATATGGGACATGCCGATGTATATTTTGTACGGCGTTGCAAACGCGCTGGCGTCCACTATCCTTACCCTTGGAATCTTGCCGTATCTGGAGATAACATTTGCGCGGACGTCAAACATAAGGCTGTTAGAATTATCTGATGCGAACCATCCATTGTTAAAACAATTATCGATGGAAGCACCGGGTACGTTTCATCACTCACTACTTGTAGCTTCGTTAGCGGAACAAGCGGCAGATATCATACACGCAAACTCTTTACTCTGCCGTGTAGGCGCGTATTTTCATGATATCGGAAAACTATCAAAATCCGAGTTCTTTATTGAAAATCAGCTTATTCAACAAACAAATACGGCGGATACAATAAGTCCTTCAGTTTCGAGTTTGATAATTATCTCCCACGTGAAAGAAGGGGTTAACCTCGCACTAAAATACAACTTAGACCGTGTGA encodes:
- a CDS encoding HDIG domain-containing metalloprotein — protein: MRYRLRKLSISLLTQLLDWLKHRDSGLATSRWRLLFWQRDLKFSAIYFAGITAFLFFIVLALETVITDTGIDYPKTLAMLIFTATFFGFIIYYLKHDTHRLIRDNDALILACLLVILSMILIETGRFLKISPYLVPTTTTAMLIATLISFRLSMLSTMLLSTLLAMVNGMEFNYFLYNLLINIFGLLNVIKIRQRTDFIQTGLKLVGFNALTMVLLGLLNGWKIWDMPMYILYGVANALASTILTLGILPYLEITFARTSNIRLLELSDANHPLLKQLSMEAPGTFHHSLLVASLAEQAADIIHANSLLCRVGAYFHDIGKLSKSEFFIENQLIQQTNTADTISPSVSSLIIISHVKEGVNLALKYNLDRVIIDFIQQHHGTSLIKFFYHKVLENSEGEVSEDSFRYPGPKPQTKEAAIIMLADAVEAATRSIKKPTPPKIKDLVLQIINNQFTDGQFDDCPITLADLHKVGDRFAKTLIGIYHPRIEYPDSNSKKNG